A genomic stretch from Thermomonospora umbrina includes:
- a CDS encoding shikimate kinase, which produces MSRPRVVLIGPPGSGKTTIGEALAERLGVAFRDTDADVEAAAAKPIGEIFIDDGEERFRALERAAVSAALAEHEGVLALGGGAVLAAETQDLLAGHTVVYLQVGLSDAVKRVGLASARPLLVLNPRSRLRKLMEERLPIYERLAGVTVATDGRDPEDIVAEVFASLPEAAQ; this is translated from the coding sequence ATGAGCAGACCGAGGGTCGTGCTGATCGGCCCGCCCGGGTCGGGCAAGACCACGATCGGAGAGGCGCTGGCCGAGCGGCTGGGCGTGGCGTTCCGGGACACGGACGCCGACGTGGAGGCCGCCGCCGCCAAGCCGATCGGCGAGATCTTCATCGACGACGGCGAGGAGCGCTTCCGGGCCCTCGAACGGGCCGCGGTGTCCGCCGCGCTGGCCGAGCACGAGGGCGTCCTGGCGTTGGGCGGCGGGGCCGTCCTGGCCGCCGAGACGCAGGACCTGCTGGCCGGGCACACGGTCGTCTACCTCCAGGTGGGCCTGTCGGACGCGGTCAAGCGCGTGGGCCTGGCCTCGGCCCGGCCGCTGCTGGTGCTGAACCCGCGCAGTCGACTGCGCAAGCTGATGGAGGAGCGGTTGCCGATCTACGAGCGCCTGGCGGGCGTGACCGTGGCCACCGACGGGCGTGACCCGGAGGACATCGTGGCCGAGGTGTTCGCGTCG